In the Telopea speciosissima isolate NSW1024214 ecotype Mountain lineage chromosome 2, Tspe_v1, whole genome shotgun sequence genome, one interval contains:
- the LOC122650924 gene encoding protein PLANT CADMIUM RESISTANCE 2-like codes for MYPSEGSVDQKYFTPASSATAPPLTQFDSAPAIGIPVSSGNQTYSWIPPTAAAPPPPPPRPQAPVPWSTGLCCSGGDISNWCITCWFPCITFGQISEILDRGSPSCVANGTIYALLRHFTGLQSLYSCSYRSRMRQQYNLKGSSCGDCCIHCCCEPCALRQEYRELKIRGFDMFIGWHGNVERQNLAAMMPPILQQGMIP; via the exons ATGTATCCATCTGAGGGAAGTGTTGACCAGAAGTACTTCACTCCAGCTTCTTCTGCCACAGCCCCACCTCTCACACAATTCGATTCAGCTCCGGCCATCGGCATTCCAGTGAGTTCAGGAAACCAGACGTACAGTTGGATTCCTCCCACAGCTGCtgctccacctccacctccacctcgcCCTCAAGCTCCAGTTCCTTGGTCCACCGGCCTTTGCTGCAGCGGTGGGGATATTAGCAACT GGTGTATAACATGTTGGTTTCCATGTATTACCTTCGGCCAAATCTCCGAGATTCTCGATAGAGGATCCCCTTCCTGCGTTGCAAATGGAACAATCTATGCACTTCTCAGACACTTCACAGGCTTGCAATCCTTGTACTCTTGTTCCTATCGGTCTAGAATGAGGCAGCAATATAACCTGAAAGGGAGTTCCTGTGGGGATTGCTGCATTCATTGCTGCTGTGAGCCATGTGCCTTGCGCCAAGAGTACAGAGAGCTCAAGATCCGTGGATTCGACATGTTCATTG GATGGCATGGTAATGTGGAAAGGCAGAACCTTGCAGCAATGATGCCTCCTATTCTGCAACAAGGAATGATTCCATAA
- the LOC122650925 gene encoding protein FAR1-RELATED SEQUENCE 5-like, with protein sequence MDNPMISPVEASGQDECVDYKPWIGMKFISEIEAFDFYNRYGGIVGFTGHRKKDKRDVNTTKPRAETRTDCPARMGISILKNGGYECKDFCDDHNHELRTPDSTHFMRSQRKISKVDAYEIDMADDTGIRPKATFDLMGMQAGGRENLGYTKEDLRNHLRTKRQRDLSYGEAGSLLVYFEKQTRLNPSFTYFLQMDNEEQITNIFWADPRMIIDYSLFGDVVIFDTTFFTNKMYRPFGVFARFNHHRGVTIFGAALLYDETAESFKWLFQTFLEAHGQKNPITIFTDQDAAMAKAIVEILPKAWHGLCTWHIMQNGIKHHGNLMKHGSPFLKDLNKCIFHYEDVEEFQNAWKKLRDDYQLENISWLYRIYKIKEKWARCYMKYTFTLGVRSTQLSESINSDLKEYLRPGLDLIRFFKHFEQVVEDKRANELKVEFDAKNNIPKNINSKSPVLRQAGKVYTPYIFERFLEEHDWMSACVIKSHKGDDVFCEYVVGLVDEEMKLMEGEYVVLYNASEQLIECSCRKFETFGILCCHALKILDVLNFKCIPEKYILRRWTRAVKSFVVDDSNGKQVEEDVQRSCTQRFKFLCPKYIQLVNQASNTEAGFEIAKMNVDLLSKQLVALDVDSPNIEASSFECFDVNTDLGLKKKECTKGNSSKRHKGWSENMGKQKTKNGEKAYKSHSSVEIENTQDMENTQDIERFQDLENLQTFISSGFPSQDLVSCDVRDASQPINTPQTFTSLLLGGGSSQGSTPPPILHPSQYQGPGEYVKNLIRNVHSFFSFAVGDDFLKNDIRIKYKNIRERWDWILELCNCEQQS encoded by the exons ATGGACAATCCAATGATTTCACCGGTTGAAGCCAGTGGTCAAGATGAGTGTGTTGATTATAAGCCTTGGATTGGCATGAAGTTCATATCGGAGATTGAGGCATTTGATTTTTACAATCGGTATGGAGGAATAGTTGGGTTTACT GGACATCGGAAAAAGGACAAGAGAGATGTTAACACGACCAAGCCTCGTGCAGAAACCAGAACCGATTGTCCTGCAAGAATGGGAATTTCTATACTGAAGAATGGAGGGTATGAATGTAAGGATTTTTGTGATGATCACAACCATGAACTTCGTACACCAGATTCTACTCATTTTATGCGGTCTCAGCGTAAGATATCAAAGGTAGATGCCTATGAAATAGATATGGCTGATGATACTGGCATCAGGCCCAAGGCCACTTTTGATTTAATGGGTATGCAAGCAGGGGGAAGAGAAAACCTCGGTTACACCAAGGAAGATCTTAGGAATCATCTTCGAACCAAACGTCAGCGTGATTTATCTTATGGTGAAGCTGGGAGTTTGTTAGTATATTTTGAGAAACAGACAAGGTTGAACCCATCTTTTACATACTTTTTGCAGATGGATAATGAAGAGCAAATAACAAATATATTTTGGGCAGATCCGAGGATGATCATTGATTATTCATTGTTTGGTGATGTTGTTATCTTTGACACTACATTTTTCACAAACAAAATGTATAGACCATTTGGTGTTTTTGCTAGGTTCAACCATCATAGGGGTGTAACCATATTTGGAGCTGCACTTCTATATGATGAGACAGCTGAGTCTTTCAAATGGTTGTTTCAGACATTCTTGGAGGCACATGGGCAAAAGAATCCTATAACCATATTTACTGATCAAGATGCTGCAATGGCAAAAGCAATAGTTGAGATTTTACCTAAGGCATGGCATGGATTATGTACCTGGCACATAATGCAAAATGGGATAAAGCATCATGGTAATCTGATGAAGCATGGATCACCTTTTCTTAAGGATTTGAATAAATGCATATTTCATTATGAAGATGTAGAGGAGTTTCAGAATGCTTGGAAAAAGTTGCGTGATGATTACCAACTCGAGAATATTTCATGGCTATATCGGATCtacaaaattaaagagaaatggGCACGTTGTTATATGAAATACACTTTCACATTAGGTGTGAGGAGCACACAACTAAGTGAAAGTATTAACAGTGATTTGAAAGAGTATTTGAGACCCGGTTTAGATCTTATAAGATTTTTTAAGCATTTTGAACAGGTAGTGGAGGATAAACGTGCTAATGAATTGAAGGTTGAATTTGATGCAAAAAATAATATTCCTAAGAACATAAATTCCAAGTCACCAGTACTGAGACAAGCAGGAAAAGTTTACACCCCTTATATATTTGAGCGCTTTCTAGAGGAGCATGATTGGATGAGTGCTTGTGTCATAAAATCCCATAAGGGGGATGATGTCTTCTGTGAGTATGTGGTCGGATTGGTTGACGAGGAAATGAAGCTTATGGAAGGGGAATATGTGGTCTTGTATAATGCATCTGAGCAACTAATAGAATGTAGTTGCAGAAAGTTTGAGACATTTGGCATCCTTTGTTGCCATGCTTTGAAAATCTTGGATGTGCTAAATTTTAAGTGTATTCCTGAAAAGTATATTTTAAGGAGATGGACACGGGCAGTAAAAAGCTTTGTGGTGGATGACAGTAATGGTAAACAAGTTGAAGAAGATGTTCAGAGGAGTTGCACACAGCGTTTTAAGTTTCTTTGCCCAAAATATATTCAGCTAGTAAACCAAGCTTCTAATACAGAAGCTGGTTTTGAGATAGCCAAAATGAATGTCGATTTGTTGTCCAAACAGCTTGTAGCACTAGATGTCGATAGTCCCAATATAGAAGCTTCTTCATTTGAATGCTTTGATGTCAACACTGATTTGGGGctcaaaaagaaagaatgtACGAAAGGTAATAGCAGCAAGAGGCATAAGGGTTGGAGTGAGAATATGGGCAAGCAGAAGACCAAGAATGGAGAAAAAGCATACAAAAGCCATAGCTCAGTTGAAATAGAAAATACTCAAGATATGGAAAACACTCAAGATATAGAAAGATTTCAAGATCTAGAGAACCTTCAAACTTTCATATCATCAGGATTCCCATCTCAAGATTTGGTTTCGTGTGATGTTCGTGATGCATCTCAACCAATCAACACCCCTCAAACTTTCACGTCTCTTTTATTG GGAGGAGGTTCTTCACAAGGTTCAACACCACCACCTATACTACATCCATCTCAATATCAAGGACCAGGTGAATATGTGAAAAACCTCATTCGTAAT GTTCACAGCTTCTTTTCATTTGCTGTTGGTGATGATTTTCTCAAGAATGACATCCGG ATTAAGTATAAAAATATAAGAGAAAGGTGGGACTGGATTTTAGAGTTGTGCAATTGTGAACAGCAGTCATGA
- the LOC122650926 gene encoding cell number regulator 10-like, producing MYSSKKNDNQKSTLTFSSSTAPPLPQFGAAPAIGVPVGIPMRSANLQAPVPWSSGLYDCDADADADVKRLIRVAHAGCLTCWCPYITFGQISEIVDEGSSSCIANGAIYALIMVCTGGCPFCFSFCYRSKMRKKYKLEEEPCADCLVHCCCERCAICQEYRELQSRGFDMSIGWHGNMEKKNRELAMPPVVQQGMTR from the exons ATGTATTCATCTAAGAAAAATGATAACCAGAAGTCCACTCTAACTTTTTCTTCCAGTACTGCTCCACCTCTTCCACAATTCGGTGCAGCACCGGCCATTGGTGTTCCCGTCGGTATTCCTATGCGTTCAGCAAACCTTCAAGCTCCAGTTCCTTGGTCCTCCGGTCTTTACGACTGTGATGCCGATGCCGATGCCGATGTTAAGA GATTGATTAGAGTTGCACACGCAGGTTGTTTAACATGTTGGTGTCCATACATTACCTTTGGCCAGATCTCAGAGATTGTCGATGAAGGATCTTCCTCCTGTATAGCAAATGGAGCAATTTATGCATTGATCATGGTCTGTACTGGTGGGTGCCCATTCTGTTTCTCATTTTGCTATCGGTCCAAGATGAGGAAGAAATATAAACTGGAAGAGGAACCCTGTGCGGATTGCCTAGTTCATTGTTGCTGTGAGCGATGTGCCATCTGCCAAGAGTATAGAGAGCTGCAGAGCCGTGGATTTGACATGAGCATAG GATGGCATGGTAACATGGAAAAGAAGAACCGTGAACTAGCAATGCCTCCTGTTGTTCAACAAGGTATGACTCGATAG